Proteins co-encoded in one Pseudomonas beijingensis genomic window:
- the recX gene encoding recombination regulator RecX: protein MTAVFDTLVAVRRTAMDLLARREHGRVELTRKLRQRGAPDELIDTALDRLTEEGLLSESRYLESFVAYRARSGYGPLRIREELGQRGLQRPDIELALRESGIDWQEQLTDTWRRKFSGHLPIDARERAKQGRFLAYRGYSMEMINRLFSGRGMDD from the coding sequence ATGACCGCCGTATTCGATACCCTCGTCGCGGTGCGGCGAACCGCGATGGACCTGCTCGCCAGGCGCGAGCACGGTCGAGTCGAGCTGACGCGTAAACTGCGTCAGCGCGGCGCGCCCGATGAGTTGATCGACACGGCCCTCGACCGTTTGACTGAAGAGGGCCTGCTGTCGGAATCCCGTTACCTGGAAAGTTTCGTCGCTTATCGCGCCCGCTCCGGCTATGGTCCTTTGCGCATTCGTGAGGAACTGGGCCAGCGTGGCTTGCAACGCCCGGATATCGAGCTCGCCTTGCGCGAAAGCGGTATCGATTGGCAGGAGCAACTGACGGACACCTGGCGCCGCAAGTTCTCAGGGCATTTGCCCATCGATGCACGAGAGCGAGCCAAGCAAGGGCGTTTCCTGGCGTACCGAGGCTACTCCATGGAGATGATCAACCGTTTGTTCAGCGGTCGCGGTATGGATGATTAA